A single Sporosarcina sp. FSL W8-0480 DNA region contains:
- a CDS encoding sensor histidine kinase encodes MKTKSLQSRIFSYGALFVSVIAIVVGVSFYFTMSQGIEQQLGIRALSIAKTTADRPDVLAGFQSENPTEVLQPIAESVRLQTGAEYVVIGNSEGIRYAHPVVDRIGKKMVGDDNERALILGESYISEATGSLGPALRGKAPVFNEQGDIIGVISVGYLNEDISSMFFQYVDNISYIVLIAIVLGVIGSSVLARNIKKELFDLEPAEIANLFTERNALIESVREGIIMVDAKGIITTVNAAAYDALSIPGRATLVGKSILEVLPNSLLPKVLETGEQHLDRPMEIHGKKVIVNRVPIRSGEQIIGAVSTFRLKSEIDQLTIELSQVKRYTEALRAQTHEYNNFLYTISGLIQLQSYDEALGLIHEETEEHQSLIQFVTKRLQDPFLGGIVIGFFNRAKELKVRFLLDEDSSLNELPTHLEKTHFVSIIGNLVTNAFEAIEMLPEEKRMVRLFILDNGEEILFEVEDSGHGIADEVLDSLFQKKVSTKDVGDRGYGLIKVSDNVEDLSGSITVEKGDLGGALFIISIPKGGAMLETYRNSNH; translated from the coding sequence ATGAAAACGAAATCCTTACAATCACGTATTTTCTCATATGGCGCACTTTTTGTTTCCGTCATCGCGATCGTAGTCGGTGTTTCATTTTATTTCACAATGTCTCAAGGAATCGAGCAACAGCTTGGTATTCGTGCTTTGAGCATTGCAAAAACAACCGCAGACCGTCCGGATGTTCTTGCGGGTTTTCAGTCTGAGAATCCAACAGAGGTGCTTCAGCCAATTGCAGAATCCGTCCGGCTTCAAACTGGAGCCGAGTATGTCGTAATCGGAAACAGCGAAGGAATCCGGTATGCTCATCCTGTTGTCGACAGGATCGGGAAAAAAATGGTTGGGGATGACAATGAGCGTGCGCTTATTTTAGGAGAATCCTATATTTCCGAGGCGACAGGATCTCTTGGGCCAGCATTGCGGGGTAAAGCTCCCGTCTTTAATGAACAAGGAGATATTATCGGAGTTATTTCCGTCGGTTATTTGAATGAAGATATTTCTTCAATGTTCTTTCAATACGTCGATAATATTTCATACATTGTTTTGATTGCAATTGTTCTTGGGGTTATTGGGTCGAGTGTGCTTGCGCGCAATATTAAAAAGGAGCTATTCGATCTTGAGCCTGCCGAAATAGCTAATTTATTCACAGAACGTAATGCACTGATTGAGTCTGTTCGGGAAGGAATCATCATGGTCGATGCCAAAGGGATAATTACGACAGTGAATGCAGCCGCTTATGATGCACTTTCCATTCCGGGGCGTGCTACACTTGTGGGCAAATCGATCCTTGAGGTGCTCCCGAACAGCCTTCTTCCGAAAGTATTAGAAACTGGAGAGCAGCATCTTGACCGACCAATGGAAATTCACGGTAAGAAAGTCATTGTCAACCGTGTTCCTATCCGTTCAGGCGAACAAATTATCGGTGCTGTATCAACGTTTCGTTTAAAATCGGAAATCGACCAACTTACGATTGAATTATCGCAGGTAAAGCGCTATACGGAAGCGCTTCGGGCACAGACCCATGAATACAATAACTTTCTATATACAATTTCGGGGCTTATCCAACTCCAGTCATATGATGAAGCGCTTGGACTGATTCATGAAGAAACGGAAGAGCACCAATCGCTTATCCAGTTTGTGACGAAGCGGTTGCAAGATCCTTTTCTTGGTGGCATTGTCATCGGGTTTTTCAATCGTGCAAAAGAATTGAAAGTCCGATTCCTTCTTGACGAGGACAGTTCCCTGAACGAACTGCCAACTCACTTAGAAAAAACTCATTTTGTCTCCATCATTGGAAATCTCGTAACGAATGCTTTCGAGGCAATTGAGATGCTTCCGGAAGAGAAACGGATGGTACGCTTATTCATTTTGGACAATGGGGAAGAGATTTTATTTGAAGTAGAGGATTCGGGGCATGGCATTGCGGATGAAGTTTTGGATTCATTATTTCAGAAAAAAGTTTCTACGAAAGATGTTGGGGACAGGGGGTACGGACTTATAAAAGTGTCTGATAATGTTGAAGATCTTTCAGGTTCCATTACTGTAGAAAAAGGGGATTTAGGTGGTGCCCTGTTCATCATCTCAATACCGAAAGGGGGAGCAATGCTTGAAACCTATAGAAATTCTAATCATTGA
- a CDS encoding response regulator translates to MKPIEILIIEDDKRIAEIHRRFIDKIEGFKVVGSAHNGVEAKDWVEALQPDLVLLDVYLPDALGTDIMRFIHDYSPDTDIIFITAAAEVDIVKKAYRRGVADYILKPLTFDRFQESLLSYKAKREALEAVGIMKEDSIQLLWNKRTMTSTIIIENLPPKGIDPITKEKVVTHLRQVDGGITAETLGVEIGVSRSTARRYLEYLVSEKRAYTELLYGTVGRPERRYFIKQP, encoded by the coding sequence TTGAAACCTATAGAAATTCTAATCATTGAAGACGATAAGCGGATTGCCGAAATCCATCGTCGGTTCATCGATAAAATTGAGGGCTTCAAGGTTGTTGGTTCAGCGCATAACGGAGTGGAGGCGAAGGATTGGGTAGAAGCGCTACAGCCAGACCTTGTTTTGTTGGACGTCTACTTACCCGATGCGCTTGGGACGGATATCATGAGGTTCATCCACGATTACAGCCCGGATACAGATATTATATTTATAACAGCAGCGGCCGAGGTCGATATCGTAAAAAAAGCATACCGCCGTGGTGTTGCGGATTATATCTTGAAGCCGCTCACCTTCGATCGTTTTCAGGAAAGCCTACTTTCTTACAAGGCGAAAAGAGAAGCGCTTGAAGCAGTTGGCATCATGAAGGAGGATTCCATCCAATTATTGTGGAATAAAAGAACGATGACGTCGACAATAATTATTGAGAATCTTCCTCCTAAAGGGATAGATCCGATTACAAAGGAAAAAGTTGTTACTCACTTGAGGCAAGTGGATGGTGGAATTACTGCCGAAACGCTTGGTGTAGAAATCGGTGTCAGCCGTTCAACCGCTAGACGTTATTTGGAATACCTTGTTTCAGAAAAACGTGCTTATACAGAGCTTTTATACGGCACTGTTGGTCGCCCTGAAAGAAGGTATTTCATAAAACAACCGTGA
- a CDS encoding tripartite tricarboxylate transporter substrate binding protein, producing the protein MKWKKFTTVALAGVLALSLAACSKTDGAEGGSSKYPERNLTIVAPSGAGGGWDLTARAIAKTMNDTKIIEKPITVENKPGGGGAVYMAEFATKEVKNDYNLIVKSPPLLINNNKAEGNSPYGYKDTTPLAQLTRDYGAIVVKADSEFKTLKDVLEAIKKDAKSVTLAGGSAPGSMDHLVGVLPAFKYGIDPKTVKYVSYDGGGEAVAALLGGNADVIATDASAIGQYVKSGDVRVLAVSSTDRLGGELADVPTFMEEGIDAEFTIWRGLFGPKEMSDSAVDYWTEKLKEMVETDEWKAELERNGWESEYRGSDDFTKYLEDQDKVIVELLTALGMQK; encoded by the coding sequence ATGAAGTGGAAGAAATTTACGACCGTTGCATTGGCGGGTGTATTAGCATTAAGTTTAGCAGCATGTTCAAAGACGGATGGAGCAGAAGGGGGCTCCTCAAAATATCCGGAGCGTAATCTGACGATTGTTGCTCCATCTGGGGCAGGTGGTGGATGGGATTTGACGGCCCGTGCCATTGCTAAAACGATGAATGACACGAAGATTATTGAGAAACCGATTACAGTTGAGAATAAGCCAGGAGGCGGCGGTGCCGTTTATATGGCCGAGTTCGCAACAAAAGAAGTGAAGAATGATTACAATTTGATCGTTAAATCACCACCACTTTTGATCAATAACAATAAAGCCGAGGGGAACAGCCCGTACGGCTACAAGGATACAACTCCATTAGCACAATTGACTCGTGATTACGGCGCAATCGTCGTAAAAGCGGATTCAGAATTTAAAACGCTGAAAGATGTACTTGAAGCAATTAAAAAGGATGCAAAATCGGTTACGCTTGCCGGTGGTTCGGCTCCAGGATCAATGGATCACCTTGTTGGTGTACTACCAGCATTCAAATATGGGATCGACCCGAAAACAGTGAAGTATGTATCATACGATGGCGGTGGAGAAGCTGTAGCAGCATTGCTTGGTGGGAATGCTGACGTAATTGCGACGGATGCTTCTGCAATCGGTCAATATGTGAAGTCAGGGGACGTACGAGTTCTTGCAGTGAGTTCTACAGATCGTCTTGGCGGAGAGTTGGCTGATGTTCCGACATTTATGGAAGAAGGTATTGACGCGGAGTTCACAATTTGGCGCGGTCTTTTCGGACCGAAGGAAATGTCTGATTCAGCTGTCGACTACTGGACGGAAAAGCTGAAGGAAATGGTCGAAACGGATGAGTGGAAAGCGGAACTTGAAAGAAACGGCTGGGAAAGCGAATATCGTGGTTCTGATGATTTCACAAAGTACTTGGAAGACCAAGACAAAGTCATTGTGGAACTATTAACAGCACTTGGAATGCAAAAATAG
- a CDS encoding tripartite tricarboxylate transporter TctB family protein → MSKTFDRYASIAFLLIGLLFVIESLKISNSAYGSAVGPKAFPLGLGIILILLSLRLLYETFKYKSEAATGEKLQYKKFIIILASAALYAFLLEKIGYVISTFVFLLVAFQTMERGRIVPSVIIAAVFSFGVYYLFAEFLGGSLPGFPRF, encoded by the coding sequence ATGAGTAAAACATTCGATCGATATGCAAGCATCGCCTTTTTACTGATTGGTCTTTTATTTGTAATTGAAAGCTTGAAGATATCGAATAGCGCATACGGCTCAGCTGTTGGACCGAAGGCATTTCCTTTGGGGCTCGGCATTATTCTGATCCTATTGAGTTTGCGATTACTATATGAAACTTTCAAATACAAATCGGAGGCTGCAACAGGGGAAAAGCTTCAATATAAGAAATTCATCATCATTCTTGCAAGTGCAGCGCTTTATGCATTCTTGTTAGAAAAAATAGGATACGTCATTTCGACATTCGTCTTTTTGCTTGTTGCATTCCAGACGATGGAACGGGGCCGAATCGTCCCAAGTGTCATTATAGCAGCAGTTTTTTCATTTGGTGTCTATTATTTATTTGCGGAATTTCTTGGCGGCTCATTGCCCGGATTCCCTCGATTTTAA
- a CDS encoding tripartite tricarboxylate transporter permease yields MSTLQFLSDGFAIAFQWHNLLFAFIGVVIGTAVGVLPGIGPMSGVALLIPVTATMTSGMPTSAAAASSIILLAGVYYGAMYGGSTTSILLNTPGESSSVVTTLDGYQMARQGRAGAALAIAAIGSFCAGVVSLIGLVLLAQPLSNVAIKFGPAEYFSLMLLGLAAVSGLAGKSMTKALMMTVFGLMLGTIGIDAVSGIARFTYNQPILFGGLEFLTIAVGLFALGEVFKTVLERDNESGAIAKINRILPTKQEMKDSTVPIVRGSLLGFFIGVLPGAGATLASFFSYMTEKKFSKKPDTFGKGNIAGVAGPESANNAASGGAMIPLLTLGIPGSGTTAILMGALIMYNIQPGPLLFDEHPEVAWGLIASMFIGNLMLLVLNMPLVRVFAKVIQTPKKYLLPIIVAISFFGVYAVQYTTFDLYLLLVCGVLGYLLSKNDYPVAPLVLALVLGPMIENNMRRALTISNGDFGIFFTKPLSLIFIIAAAAWLLIPILLKMRGKAVIVEEEG; encoded by the coding sequence ATGAGCACATTACAATTTTTGAGCGACGGTTTTGCAATCGCGTTTCAATGGCATAATCTATTATTCGCATTTATCGGCGTCGTCATTGGTACTGCAGTTGGCGTGCTACCAGGCATCGGTCCGATGAGTGGAGTGGCGCTCCTGATCCCGGTCACGGCAACGATGACATCCGGCATGCCGACAAGTGCAGCCGCTGCCAGCTCCATTATTCTACTCGCTGGTGTCTACTATGGCGCCATGTATGGAGGATCCACCACTTCTATTTTATTAAATACCCCGGGGGAATCATCTTCTGTCGTCACCACTCTTGACGGTTATCAAATGGCAAGGCAAGGCCGTGCTGGGGCAGCATTGGCAATCGCGGCAATCGGTTCGTTCTGTGCCGGGGTTGTATCCTTGATAGGACTTGTCCTGTTGGCACAGCCTCTATCTAATGTCGCCATCAAATTCGGACCCGCCGAATATTTCTCATTGATGTTATTAGGATTAGCGGCGGTAAGCGGTCTTGCCGGGAAGTCGATGACAAAGGCATTGATGATGACTGTTTTCGGTCTCATGTTAGGCACAATCGGCATCGATGCCGTCTCAGGAATCGCCCGTTTTACCTACAATCAGCCTATATTATTCGGCGGATTGGAATTTTTGACGATTGCGGTCGGGCTATTTGCTCTTGGAGAAGTATTCAAGACGGTATTGGAACGGGACAATGAAAGTGGCGCGATTGCAAAAATCAACCGTATACTCCCGACGAAGCAGGAGATGAAAGATAGTACCGTTCCAATTGTTCGAGGTTCCTTGCTTGGATTTTTCATCGGTGTTCTTCCAGGCGCAGGCGCAACACTTGCTTCATTCTTTTCGTATATGACGGAAAAGAAATTCAGTAAGAAGCCCGATACATTTGGTAAAGGGAATATCGCTGGTGTTGCCGGTCCAGAATCGGCGAATAACGCAGCATCCGGTGGTGCAATGATTCCTCTGCTAACACTCGGGATTCCAGGTTCCGGAACGACTGCTATTTTAATGGGTGCCTTGATCATGTACAATATACAGCCGGGTCCACTTCTTTTTGACGAGCATCCCGAAGTGGCATGGGGTCTAATCGCAAGTATGTTCATCGGTAACTTGATGCTATTAGTATTGAATATGCCACTTGTACGTGTTTTTGCGAAAGTAATCCAGACACCGAAGAAGTACTTATTGCCAATCATCGTAGCGATTTCATTTTTCGGTGTATATGCTGTGCAATACACGACTTTCGATTTGTATTTATTGTTAGTATGTGGGGTGCTTGGATACCTATTGTCAAAAAATGACTATCCTGTAGCTCCACTCGTCCTTGCTCTTGTTCTTGGACCAATGATTGAAAACAATATGCGCCGTGCACTCACAATCTCAAACGGCGATTTCGGTATCTTTTTCACGAAGCCACTATCCCTCATCTTCATCATTGCTGCTGCAGCATGGCTACTGATTCCAATTTTATTAAAAATGAGAGGTAAAGCAGTTATCGTTGAAGAAGAAGGTTGA
- a CDS encoding CoA pyrophosphatase, with protein MDQEKWKERLLTNEELFIGERTAFRSAVLIPLVQVDGEWSVLFEVRSSTMRTQPGDICFPGGRIDPTDESPLFAALRETHEELGVEPNTVEVIAPLSPYIASPSFVVYPFVGIVDYGKIIQFYNKNEVEEVFTVPLQWLLDHEPYMHEVQVDLSPCINFPYDKIRNGANYQWRARSVEEWFFEYENYTIWGMTARILKHFIESIRK; from the coding sequence ATGGATCAAGAAAAATGGAAAGAACGATTACTTACGAATGAAGAGTTATTCATCGGTGAAAGGACAGCTTTCCGTTCGGCTGTATTGATTCCTCTTGTTCAGGTGGATGGAGAATGGTCTGTTTTGTTTGAGGTTCGTTCCTCAACAATGAGAACACAACCCGGCGACATTTGCTTCCCAGGTGGCCGGATTGACCCGACAGACGAATCGCCTCTTTTTGCAGCTTTACGGGAAACGCATGAAGAGCTTGGAGTGGAACCAAATACTGTGGAAGTAATCGCGCCATTAAGTCCATACATTGCTTCTCCGTCATTTGTCGTCTATCCATTTGTCGGAATCGTGGATTACGGAAAAATTATCCAGTTTTATAATAAAAACGAAGTTGAAGAGGTGTTTACTGTCCCGCTTCAATGGCTCCTTGATCATGAGCCATATATGCATGAGGTTCAGGTGGATCTCTCGCCTTGTATCAATTTTCCTTACGATAAGATCCGAAATGGTGCCAACTACCAATGGAGGGCACGCTCTGTTGAAGAATGGTTTTTCGAGTACGAAAACTATACGATTTGGGGAATGACGGCACGGATTTTAAAGCATTTTATTGAAAGTATTCGAAAATAG
- a CDS encoding cupin domain-containing protein: MFLSKENGDFKDSKSTYAFDLSKSRFFTKNDGNYINVLGNEQMKTLGDTFLLDVFLSAENGVEPHYHFNASEVIYCISGETIVSMINPTTKEVKAYRIRPQQAVNIPQGWWHYFTASVDNTHVLTIYDTHKLETVWGSDILRLTPSQEFANAYCLDERQIQQALSPIKGTVIIGPPKDCNEKRNESATNGQTFPPSYPSYHPTYHPARYPYMPYYGR, translated from the coding sequence GTGTTTTTGAGTAAGGAGAATGGGGATTTCAAAGATTCAAAATCAACATATGCCTTCGACTTGTCAAAGAGTAGATTTTTCACTAAAAATGACGGCAACTATATAAATGTATTAGGTAACGAACAAATGAAAACTCTTGGCGATACTTTTTTACTCGATGTGTTTTTAAGTGCTGAAAACGGTGTAGAGCCTCATTATCATTTTAATGCGTCCGAGGTGATTTACTGTATTAGTGGAGAGACAATTGTTTCGATGATTAATCCAACAACGAAAGAAGTAAAAGCTTACCGTATCCGTCCCCAACAGGCCGTGAATATTCCACAAGGATGGTGGCATTATTTTACGGCAAGCGTCGATAATACACATGTCCTTACCATTTATGACACACATAAGCTTGAAACTGTCTGGGGATCCGATATCCTTCGATTAACGCCTTCTCAAGAGTTCGCCAACGCGTATTGCCTGGACGAACGACAAATTCAGCAAGCATTGTCGCCTATAAAAGGAACTGTTATTATAGGACCGCCTAAAGATTGCAATGAAAAAAGGAATGAGAGCGCTACGAATGGTCAAACTTTTCCACCAAGTTATCCATCCTATCATCCAACTTACCATCCTGCCCGCTATCCATATATGCCTTATTACGGAAGGTAG
- a CDS encoding DUF4362 domain-containing protein: MQKVTFILLLLMNNLLSVGTYDSERAVKNGDVINMHGPIYNFARFEEFLESVEAGEKATVRITNYALDGNPILYNVNFNGSVFKLEVDQSKNKNRGDSPQKSRLSCEKLTREVGQQIYMYTLKECKQSATDNFTLLNILKEQEDDHEH, translated from the coding sequence ATGCAGAAAGTAACATTTATACTATTATTATTAATGAACAACCTTTTATCTGTTGGTACATATGATAGTGAAAGAGCGGTAAAAAACGGAGACGTCATAAATATGCATGGCCCGATTTACAACTTTGCCCGGTTTGAGGAATTCTTAGAAAGTGTTGAAGCGGGGGAGAAAGCGACTGTACGAATTACAAATTATGCATTAGATGGAAATCCGATCTTATACAATGTGAACTTCAATGGATCTGTTTTCAAATTAGAGGTCGATCAATCCAAAAACAAGAATCGGGGGGACAGCCCCCAAAAATCAAGATTGTCATGTGAAAAGCTTACAAGAGAGGTTGGCCAACAAATATATATGTACACACTAAAAGAGTGTAAACAATCCGCCACGGATAATTTTACACTACTTAATATTTTGAAAGAGCAAGAAGATGACCATGAGCATTAA
- a CDS encoding translation initiation factor 2, protein MNNDNNFIDENDNSTDLYVARIAFIGTILSTLGDALQTVSAGVALQQLERSSQQGTQDQATQIETMQKQFDQLTKKIESMEKGNNNQ, encoded by the coding sequence ATGAATAATGATAATAACTTTATAGATGAAAACGATAACTCAACAGATCTCTACGTTGCAAGAATCGCATTTATAGGCACAATTCTCTCCACATTAGGCGATGCTCTTCAAACTGTTTCAGCGGGAGTTGCCCTACAACAATTAGAAAGGTCCAGCCAACAGGGTACTCAAGATCAAGCAACACAAATTGAAACTATGCAAAAACAATTTGATCAATTAACCAAAAAAATAGAGAGCATGGAGAAGGGAAATAATAACCAATAG
- the aspA gene encoding aspartate ammonia-lyase: protein MTFQTGRVEKDFLGEKEVPGHAYYGIQTIRATENFPITKERMHPELIRAIGIVKKAAAISNVLVNDLPKDIGIAIVEASDEVIAGTLTDHFIVDPIQGGAGTSFNMNANEVIANRALEIMGREKGDYDFISPNNHINMSQSTNDAFPTAIKIATQQLVNQLLETMDKFAAELKVKEQEFDGVIKMGRTHLQDAVPIRLGQEFSAYRSVVERDIERIRRTKIHLSEVNIGATAIGTGLNANAQYIETAVEHLREISGLPLVSASNLIDSTQNTDVYTELSSALKISMINISKMANDFRLMASGPRAGLNEINLPARQPGSSIMPGKVNPVMAEVMNQIAFQVIGNDHTISMASEAGQFELNVMEPVLVYNLLQSLTVMNNGIEVFRKYCISGITANVEQMRNYVERSHGTITALTPFIGYEMSSKIARESFETGVPLKELCLHYKVLTEAELNKLLDPYQMTEMKREGVHNKELDTVK from the coding sequence ATGACATTTCAAACTGGTAGGGTCGAGAAGGATTTCTTAGGTGAGAAAGAAGTTCCTGGTCATGCGTATTATGGAATTCAAACGATACGGGCGACAGAAAACTTTCCAATCACAAAGGAGCGTATGCATCCTGAGTTGATTCGAGCAATTGGTATTGTCAAAAAAGCAGCAGCCATTTCGAATGTACTTGTCAATGATCTGCCAAAGGATATCGGAATTGCAATTGTCGAAGCTTCTGACGAAGTAATTGCAGGAACTTTAACTGATCATTTCATCGTCGATCCAATTCAAGGGGGCGCAGGTACTTCATTCAACATGAATGCCAACGAAGTTATTGCGAACCGCGCACTTGAAATCATGGGCCGTGAAAAAGGCGACTATGATTTCATTAGCCCGAATAACCATATCAATATGTCCCAGTCAACAAATGATGCTTTCCCGACGGCTATTAAAATTGCCACACAGCAATTGGTCAATCAGTTACTTGAAACGATGGACAAGTTTGCTGCAGAGTTAAAAGTGAAGGAACAGGAATTTGACGGAGTTATTAAAATGGGAAGAACCCATCTCCAAGACGCTGTTCCAATCAGACTTGGACAAGAATTCAGTGCATATAGAAGTGTAGTTGAGCGCGATATCGAACGGATTAGAAGAACAAAAATCCATCTTTCTGAAGTGAACATTGGAGCAACTGCAATCGGTACTGGACTTAACGCAAATGCACAGTACATTGAAACAGCGGTTGAACATTTACGTGAGATCAGTGGCTTGCCATTGGTGTCTGCTTCCAATTTGATCGATTCAACACAAAACACTGATGTCTACACAGAATTATCTTCCGCTTTGAAGATATCTATGATCAATATTTCAAAAATGGCTAACGATTTTCGTCTTATGGCATCAGGCCCAAGAGCTGGATTGAATGAAATCAATCTTCCTGCGAGACAACCTGGATCTTCCATCATGCCAGGAAAAGTGAATCCGGTCATGGCCGAAGTGATGAACCAAATCGCGTTCCAAGTCATCGGTAATGATCATACAATCAGCATGGCTTCTGAGGCTGGCCAATTCGAATTGAACGTTATGGAGCCAGTTCTTGTGTACAACCTATTGCAGTCATTGACTGTCATGAACAACGGTATTGAAGTCTTCCGTAAATATTGCATCAGCGGAATTACAGCGAACGTTGAGCAAATGCGGAACTATGTCGAAAGAAGCCACGGTACAATTACGGCGCTCACTCCGTTTATCGGCTATGAAATGTCTTCAAAGATTGCACGTGAATCCTTTGAAACGGGTGTTCCACTTAAGGAACTTTGCCTGCATTACAAGGTCCTAACTGAAGCTGAATTGAACAAGTTATTGGACCCGTATCAAATGACGGAAATGAAAAGAGAAGGCGTGCATAACAAGGAACTTGATACAGTAAAATAA
- the rlmD gene encoding 23S rRNA (uracil(1939)-C(5))-methyltransferase RlmD, whose translation MTVIVGEKMVAEIHRLDDKGNGQAVIWREHDRGNNPKKLRLTIPQTLPGETVQVIVDQPEKRRRKALAEEILVANPDRVEPPCPHFGICGGCVWQHWSYEGQLKYKTNHVKEAIQGVGMDPDLVQDTIGMDDQWHYRNKMEFTFSPEGNLGLHEQGNFRKVIPLETCLIAGRNMVDATMEVSEWVKGFGLSGYNKDTHEGLLRHLMVRESFETGEIMLSLFATETPTGDLMSAVENLIDRITDKFPNVKSLLWHVNTDLADRTQSEDTYVLAGRDFIYDELGGYRYRLWFDTFFQTNPVQAQKLVDLALKMGKPQKDEKMIDLFCGVGTFSLPFAARVKELAGIEIVETSIESAKRNALDNDLHNTTFLARDARKGIDEIHESWGLADILLVDPPRCGAGGKVMRRIGRSQPKRIVYVSCNPDTFATDIAELVPFGYKLQKVQPVDLFPNTVHVECVALLTLDAE comes from the coding sequence TTGACTGTTATAGTTGGAGAAAAAATGGTTGCTGAAATTCACCGTTTGGATGATAAAGGAAATGGCCAAGCAGTCATTTGGCGTGAGCATGATAGGGGCAATAACCCTAAAAAATTGAGGCTTACAATTCCGCAAACATTACCGGGTGAAACAGTGCAAGTCATTGTCGATCAACCTGAAAAGAGAAGAAGAAAGGCATTGGCCGAAGAGATTTTAGTTGCGAATCCTGATCGTGTTGAACCGCCTTGCCCACATTTCGGAATTTGTGGTGGCTGTGTTTGGCAGCACTGGAGCTATGAAGGCCAGTTGAAATATAAGACGAATCATGTGAAGGAAGCAATTCAAGGTGTCGGAATGGATCCAGACCTTGTTCAAGATACAATCGGAATGGATGACCAATGGCATTACCGTAATAAAATGGAATTTACGTTTTCACCCGAAGGAAACCTTGGACTTCATGAGCAAGGGAATTTCCGTAAAGTCATTCCGCTTGAGACTTGCTTGATTGCTGGTCGTAATATGGTTGATGCAACGATGGAAGTGAGTGAATGGGTGAAAGGCTTTGGACTATCAGGTTATAATAAAGATACTCACGAAGGACTGCTTCGTCATTTGATGGTACGTGAATCATTTGAAACGGGCGAAATCATGCTTTCATTATTTGCGACAGAAACACCGACTGGTGACCTAATGTCAGCAGTGGAGAATCTGATTGACCGGATCACAGATAAGTTTCCAAACGTGAAAAGTTTACTATGGCATGTAAATACGGATCTCGCTGACCGTACACAATCCGAAGATACGTACGTATTGGCAGGTCGTGATTTCATTTATGATGAATTGGGTGGTTACCGCTACCGTCTTTGGTTTGATACATTCTTCCAGACAAATCCGGTTCAAGCACAGAAGCTTGTCGACCTTGCTCTAAAAATGGGTAAGCCTCAAAAAGACGAAAAAATGATTGACCTATTTTGCGGTGTCGGGACATTCTCGTTGCCATTTGCAGCTCGAGTGAAAGAATTGGCAGGTATCGAGATTGTCGAAACATCGATAGAATCCGCAAAACGAAATGCATTAGATAATGATTTGCATAACACAACATTCCTCGCCCGCGATGCCCGAAAAGGGATTGACGAAATTCATGAAAGCTGGGGCTTGGCGGATATATTGTTAGTTGATCCGCCGCGTTGTGGTGCTGGTGGCAAGGTGATGCGCCGCATTGGACGATCCCAACCGAAACGAATCGTCTACGTTTCATGTAATCCCGATACTTTCGCAACTGACATTGCAGAATTGGTACCGTTCGGCTATAAACTTCAAAAAGTGCAGCCAGTTGACCTTTTCCCGAACACCGTTCACGTGGAATGTGTTGCTTTGTTGACTTTAGATGCAGAATAA